From Gadus macrocephalus chromosome 16, ASM3116895v1:
tgtcttgaaaggcgcctctaaattaaatttattattattattatattactcCATATGTTGTCTAATTAGACATATTTTCCATGTtcttaaaacaaaccaaaatacacataaaatactcttcaattcaaaacacaccttttctcACAGTGTTGTTCTTTCATCTCTCTGATACAATAAACAGTTTGTACAAAGTGCATCTTTAATGCTCTTAAAACCCATTAGGTTTTACTGAACTAGTATTTTTAACAGTACCTACCTTGTAGGCTATATCAAACATTTTCTTATTACTGAACTTCAAATAACTTTTCTTAACCCGTTTTTAACAGTATCTTTAAAGTGCTTTACAACaatcaataaacattttaatacTTTACAAAACGTCAAGAAGTGAGCCACGTGTGGTGTtattacaataaaacaaaaaggtaGAGACGAGCGTGGTCGGTACTAGCTTAAAGCTACTAGCCTAACGGTAAAACTTCCAACGGCGCCACCATTACAAATCTCTCGGCGAGCGTCGGACCTTACTAGCTAGTAGCTTAAAGCTACTAGCCTAACGGTTAAACTTCCAACGGCGCCGCAATTACAAATCTCTCGGCGAGCGTCGGACCTTACTAGCTACACATGTACTCATTTTAACACTCATACTTTACTAAAACATTTCACTACACATTATCCAATCACTAACATCAActtgttttacattttaaacacaTAACCCACctgaaacaaagagaaaagaatGCTGACACGGGAGACGTGACTTGTCTTTTCAGATCCTCATTAGTTATGAGGATCTCACGGGGATTCAGGCAAACCACAATATTACTGTGCCTCCTACTGGCAGGATAGTGCACTTGCATTGTGAAAATGTAAAACTATAAAAGATATTGCTCATACAAAATAAGATCAATTTAGTAGGAAATAGTGTGtcttaataatataaaatggtgTAGTATATAAAAACTTAATATACACAAATGTGGGCACACATTAGTGGGCATCACACTGACTTAAAAAGCACATTCAGTTTTATCTTATCTTTTCTAGTCATCGAGAGATTTTGCCTGCCCACTGATGCTAAAGTTACATACAAGGATGCAACAGGGACAGAAGTTGATGAAGAAATATTTAGCGACCTCGTTGGACAAGGCAATGTGGTGCTGACAGTTTTCCCAGATCAGGGTGAGATATAAAGGCAGGCATAATTAAGCACTACACCTTACAGAATATAATTACTAACATGTTTTCTATTCCTTTAGAATTCTCTGACAGCTCCTTATGTTCTTCTTCTGGGCTGTCTGACTCAAGCAAGCTTCAGCTCAAGTACATCAACTGTGATCATAGATGAGGTCTATAGCAAGAGACAAAGAATCGAGGATACACGTGATCGTGATGCTGCGTCTGCCAAACAGGTTTCTTAATACTTCTTAATACATTTTTACACTCTTGAGTCTTTAGAAAAGCTTTTTATCCGCATGTTTGTTATtctcatgtttttgttttttattagttgaTTGAAGCTGTGCTGAGAGGCAAATCCGGAGGTGAAGAAGTACTACAGGAGTACCAAACAACAGAAACCCTGACAGATGCTGCAAGAAGACAAATGGTTAACATCCTGGTGGCTCACATGATTGACAATCATGGGTATGTTTCTTTAATATTGTCTTTATTTGTGCCAAATGAGTGCATGGTCATTGCATTAAATGTACTCATTTACTAATTGAATATCTCCTCTCAGGCACCTTCCCACTAAAGAAACCAGAGAGGATTATGCACATGGGATAGTGATGCTGTTCCCTTCCCTCAGGGATCCATATTCCAAGAAGGGCTATGTAATagtcattattattgtttacaCTTTCATGCAATGATAAAAAACTGTGTGGATGGCATTGATATTTGAATTCCGTGAGATTGCTCATGAGCCTGGTATGAcaacacatttcatttatttttcatttcagGAACACTTCTATGATTCTGCAAGCAGCACAGGATACATTTCTTGGCGTCTGAAAACAGTCCAGAGGAAGATTCGTCAAGGATCTGCAGTGCCACCAAATAGCGCTATTTGCTTTTCTCCAGGAGGCCCAAATTTCAAAAGAACTGTTCATGTTGAAAGGCAGCTTGATGGTGATGCTTGCCAAGAGGCCATGTCTTTGCTCAACCATACCACAGACAATTCCCTGATTTTCCAGAAGATGAGAGAGACCTTTCTGCACCGTCAGAAGCTCGTTAATGACCCAGGCAGAAGTGTTGATATCCTCTCCAGCTTCCCAAGATTCCTGGATACAAAAGGATTGGTAAGTTTGAGATGAGATGTTTTAGAATGGCTAGAAATTGTAAAGTATTTCCTGTAGTTGAATATCTTCTTTCTTAAAGGTGGACCAAGACTTCACTCTCCTATTTGATGATGACACATCCtccaggcttcttcagaaatgGGATTTGTTCTTCAAGCCAAATGTCATAAAAGAGGCTAAGCAGCTCACTTCAACACCAGAGTTGCGTCACTTGGTGCAGTCAGCAGAAAGTCCCCAAGGAGATGATCTTGATGAGGAAACAAgtgagttgtttttgttttaatgcaTTTGCTATAATTGCAGTTGAACTCTAACTGCAATATTTCCTTTGTTTATTCTGTGTATCTCTTGAGCGTTGATCCGATTTTTTGGATAAATGTGACTAATAGATGGATGACTGTTTAAAACTTTCTCATAATGCCTCCTTGTTCTCATTCAAACTTGAAAAGTATTAAATTTGAAGTTTTCAGTTAATTATtttgtgtctctttgtctcttggTCCTCAGCCTACGACCAAGAAATGGCCTCTCTGTTGTTGCTGTTACATCtccttccaccacctccagggGGACTGAAATCTCCCAAAATTAGTGCATCTGATGCAGTTGAGAGACTTGTTGTCTTTCATAAGGTATTTATATTATTACGTTGATTATAATAATTGTCACGTCACCTTCTTAGCCACATGTAAATGAGGGTTGCTAAAAAATGTGATGGTATTTTAATTAAGTCTTCATTCCCATCCTGCACTAGCCAATGAGAAGATGTATGAATAATCACTTCCATAATGTCGTTTTCTCTGTGGCTGTACATAATTCTTGTGTCTAATGTTCAGTTTTCATATTTCTACCCTAGTCATGCTGCAGTTTGGAGGAGCATCTCCGCAACCAGCAGGGTCGACAGCCATACCTCCTTGCAGTCGGGCGTCAGAAGAGCAAGATTGACAGCTTCTACATCACCATGGATAAACATCTCATCCCATGCAAGGCAATCCGCTTCCTCGGGGCATGCGATGAACTTTTCAAAGCACATTTTGTGTTTAATTTGTCTTACGATGTGGCACTAGTGAATTTTTACACGTTCCTGTATAACATTGATGTGGGGAAAATGAAGGATTCGCCCAGACTTAGAGAATTGAGAGCGAGACTGCTTAACCATCCAGTAGCACTTACACCCTGTGAATAAGAAGCTATAACAATGCTGACCTGTTTCATGTGTCAGAAAAATTATCCTAGCAGTCAGCAGTTGATTTCACATTTAAGAGTTGAACATGGTTACTATCCTGGACCCAAGTTCAAATTGTTTTGTTCTCAGCAAAGTTGTAGGCATCAGTTCCTGACATATGCAGGTTTTCGGAAGCACCTTAATAGTGTTCATAGCAATGTTCAGCAAATTGCTCAAACTGTTTCATGTTCATTTAGTGAGTCAGTTGCTACTTCATTTCAGGCACATGCTTTGGAGTACCAATTTAACCCACAAAATCAATGTAGCTCTTCCAATGATTCAGGAATAACTAAAGATCCAACTAAAGAAATGTGTGCATCCATCGTGGCCAAATTACAGGGGAGTGGGATTTCCAACAGTTTGGTATCCTCAATTGTAGGAGATTTGGAGGAACTAACAAGTGAGCTTCGCTCACAAGCAAAGCATACAGCTATTTCTGCTTTACCTATAACTGACCCCAACATATCTGTGATAAATGAATCTTTTAAAAATTATGAAAACCCATTCACAAATTTGAATACAGAATGGAAACGAAATAAATACTTCAACCAAAAATGCGTTGTCGAGCCAATAGAAATAACCCTGGGAGTGAGATATGACAACAGGAGAAATCCGAAATCTGGTGCTTATGATCAAGTACCTGTGAAGGATACTTTTATATATGTGCCGATTTTAGAAACATTGAAGTTCATGTGCAGAAATCCAGACATTTGTGTTTTGCTAAAGAGAGAATATAGATCAGAGCCTGACACTTATACTGACTTTTTTGATGGAAGTTATTTTAAAACTCACCCTTTGTTTACAGCTAATAGACATGCATTACAAATTCTACTATACTATGATGATTTTGAAACAGCCAATCCCCTTGGCTCCAAACGAGGAATTCACAAAATTGTCTTTATTTCGTTTTAAGAAACTTGCCCCCAAAATTTAATTCGGTTTTGATGAACATTCACTTGGTATCCCTTTTTCACACGCAAGATCTGCGCAAATATGGTTTTGATGTTATACTAGAACCGTTGATAAATGATATGAAAAAACTAGAAAGCCAAGGGCTAAGTCTTCCATTTTCGGATGAGCAGGTATATGGTACAATCTGTCAGATCACTGGAGATAATTTAGGGATGCACACAATTCTTGGTTTTAATTAATCATTCAGTAGCCGTCATTTCTGTCGCCTTTGTTTGATTGAGAAGAATGACTGTCAAACGGTATTCAGTGAGGATGATCCTAAGGTGATCCTTCGTGGAAAAGATGTGTTTGAAATGCATTGCCAGTCTCTCCAGGAAAACCCACAATTGAAGTCAATGTACGGATTGAAAAAAATATCGACACTTAATTCATTGATGTATTTCCATGTTTGTAATAACTATTCATTTGATATCATGCATGATCTTCTTGAGGGAGTGGTTCAGTATGAGATCAAATTGCTTTTTGGTTATCTCACACAACACTTTGTGTCAGAACAGGACTTGCTTTCCAGAATATATGGATTTGATTATGGATTTCTAGAACGAAAAAATCGTCCTACAAAGATTATTTTGGAGAGTGCTGGCAATTGCATTAGTTTGAATTCTATTCAAACATTATGTCTTGTTAAAAACATCCCACTGTTGTTTGGTGACATTATTCCTGCAGGAAACCAAAACTGGAATTTGTTACTGTTGTTACTTAAAATAATTAACATCGTTTTTTCACCTTCTCTCACTCTAGGTATGACAATATATTTGAAGCATTTGATTATTGACCACCACAAGTTATTTAAGCACTTGTATCCACATAGAAACTTGATACCTAAGCATCATTTTATGATCCATTACCCATCTTCTATAAGGAAAATTGGCCCCTTATTGCATACGTGGTGTATGAGGTTTGAGGCCAAACACAAGATGTTTaaaaattattttaaaaaattcaaaaacataactaaatcacTCGCTAAAAAGCATCAGATGGCCATTGCTTCACACTGGGAAACCTTCCCCCTCAAACAAAATGAGTATGGGCCAATTAAATCTTATCACTTCGTAGATGAGAATGTGGTCAACAAGGAAATGCTTGAAACGATCTTGTCAAAAGATGTTTTCTCAACAAGTTGGGTTAAAGTTGATGGTATCGAGTATAAAGCGGGATTAGTTATTTGCAGTGCAATGGAGGAAGACATGCCAGTCTTTTGTCAAATAAGTGAAATACTTTTGGTTGGAGATCACGTTATTTTTTTGTCTAATAAGCTATTTACAGAGAATTTTGATGAACATCATCATGCATTCAAAGTTGTGCGAAGTGTGGAAAGATGTCTTTTAAAAATGTCTGAGATTGGATTTGATAAACCTTTTGATATTCAAAGCTCATACAATGTTTTAGATGAAAGTTTGTATATTATACCTTCATTCACAATGTTGTAATTAAACTGACTGCAAGGAAGAATTGGCACAAATAAATTATTTGAaatgatattgtttattgtaattaattaatattaacatatgtatatattaaattaatgaataaatatttaataaatgtattttacattttttcaGTGTAGATAATTTACACTTTAGGGAGTGAAATTAACACTACCCAAATAGTTAAAACGTACTTTGAGCAgtgttactgtacgtccacaccaggaagacgctttggtcgctcacaaagtttcgctacgaatttttctgttcgctttggtcgctcaagtcgctcatgacgtacaattcaattatgcagacgcatttaaggagccgtatgcgtttagtaggccctacagacagccatatcaaataatgaactctcccatacaccttggccatattgccgagacggttttgcttgttcgataaagtgcttcgacaacaagtaggacagtgattccccccaatataaaaaaaatcctaaaatgtaggctaattacaaccgagaacaaaaaaccctgcgtgctgtagtagttaaaatatgtttcactgatctggatctgcaaatcatgatctgcactcattcgtcgcattcaaaacaaatagacgcacatggctaatttgcatacgtgcacaggactggttggctccgcaaggcaaataatggaacatatctctatctaggcctttctgtctatctatctatctatctatcaacgcgtgtctagttttaatgtgatgtattgtgtgtgtgtccagtcagacttgttctgtgtggtcttgtaggctactgtcctgtgtgggccgaaccacctaaatggattcccgacgatttgtgtcgtttggtattaataaagacttgactaggctatctatctatctagactatttaattaacaattattcacctcaggctccgtgaatagtggggaatagagggataaaagacaagagatatatcccttgtcatttatccctcgtcttgtcgattagtttgtttatgtgacgatttcaaaaacttttttggttttgtttaaagcatgctacacgcgattggttggttagattggtggcatggagagcaaatAGGCCTTATGCGCAACATTCTTCCGGGTTCTATAAAACAGTGGTCTTGGCTTCCGGTCGTCCGCTGCTCAATAAGCTGAGTTTATTATGGCGACCTTCTACAGCCGGTGTTTACAGGAGCTACCCCGAACAACTATTACCGATGTGCACAGTATTGCCAAACGGACGTCCAGAGCCCCGGGGACTCTGTTAGACAAGGGATTTAAGTTTTACGCCTCCTCATTTATTCATAATTATGAAGGTATTTACATTTGTAGCTTTTGCTAATAGCGCTCGTTAGCGTTAGTTAACTGTAAGTAGAGTAGCCTAGTTGTGTACTTGTATGCTATCAGTTAGTTTAGCAGTATTTTTGCTCACAGACAATTAAGACAATCAGATGAACACTGCATTTTAGCGATGGGTTTATACTACCAACAGTATAATTACTACGATGTCCTGTGTGTTTAAGCTGGTCTTTGTCGACGTGGTACGCTGGTCGTATGTGTCTAGTAGACGCATAAGACCAGACACTACTATCCTAGTAGACTCTACTAGGATAGCTGCTAGGTTTAATGTCGACTAGCTGCTACCGTTCTGGCAGGTGTTTCAGATTTCTAAAACATTGATTTGTATAAAGACAActgtgatgaatgaatgaatgaaatgatgCTGTATCTTCTTTTCCACCAGTTTCAAACAAAGACAGGTTGAGAGGTACTGTCACTGTCAGAGCAGCTTGTCACAGGTCCATGCAGAAGAATGAAAAACCACACAGCTTGAGCGTAGGCTATGTTCAGGGATGGGTTTGTTAAATTGTCTGTTTCAGTTCAATGACTGTACAGAATGCGTTCATCAAGCCTCTCAGAATGAATATATTTACACTGCAACTGCTTTCATTTGGCCACCAGCATGTTCTCAACTATGTAAACACCATATTCACAAATACAACACATTCTTCTGAGACACTTGATAAATGGCTATAGTCTACCTGTTAGTGAAAGAAGGTAATTTGTGCAAAGTTGATTGACAGTAAATATTTCTATCGACACATATTTGGtatacctcacacacacactataccgaTAAAATCATTAGGACACTTGCCATGACATTACATTCGAAAGCTATATATATGGGTTTCCTCCCCTTTtgcaattaaataataataaataatacatttcattaatACATTGCTACTACTTGCAACTATTGACACCCTGTAGTGGCAGGCATTCCAGTACTGAGCAATATATGTTTATTGTGGTAGACTTGTAGGAAGCCCCTTGTCTTAATTTAGTGGTATCTGTTCTGCCAACTGTCCAATTGTCTCTTTGTGTATTGTATACAGATAGTGCTTCGTGATTCAGATCCCGTCATCATGACCTCAAGTCAGTGTTCATGCAAAGCTGGCACAGCAGTATGCAATCACACTGCTGCACTGCTCTTTCAGACAGCTCATTACTCCGAGCTCAATAACCAGGTTGTCCCCCCTGTTCATGCCTGTACAGAAATGGAACAACAATGGCACAAGCCCAGAACTGCAGTAAGGGTTGAGGCAAATGCACTGTATATGTATGTAATAGTTAGGCTATGTGTGCTgcaatctggggggggggggtgcaattGTAAGAACATGTTGGATTGGAGCCATACATCATGAGCAGATTTCTATCCTTTATTGATCAAGTAACTGTCTGGGCCACACAAAATACAATTTTCGGGGGTATTGATCAAGTagaaaaatagaatagaatagaaaatatAAACCTGATGTCCTCATCGGAGGTCTTGTATCTTTCAAGTCCAAACTTCTGCCCCAATGAAACCTCCTCCAGTCGCCTCTGTAGCTCTATGATgacctgctgctgtgtgtggatTTTTTCGTAGGCCAGGTCCATAAATGCAGGTTCTGTTCTGCTATCGTAGTCGTGACACAAAGCCACGCTGGCATCGATCGGCACCtcaccctcatcctcatcctcctcctcctcttgccgCTGTGTCCTTTGCCACACGCTTGGCCGAGTGACCGGCAGGTTGTAGTTGTTCCAGGCGAACAACACCGGAATCGCCCCGGGTTTCAAACGGCGTCGGCCACCTTCAACGACATCTTCTGGCATAAAATGCCGACTGCAGACAGTGGTGTGTCTCCTTATAACGAATTTATCACGCCTAATGTTTCGGACCCATATCGCCCTAACTGACTCATCCTTTGGAAACTGGTGGAAACTTACGCTAGAGTTAAATTTCCCCGACACAGAACAGCTCGGCACACAACAAAAACTGCTGTTCAGATGTTGCCGTTTCTggtattttaacattttaacatttGTGAAATTTTAATTTCACAAATGTTAAAATGAAATTTTAATCACACGAAATAGAATACTAAATAGAATACACTAAAGCGAAACTTAGAAGTTACCAGGAGATCACCTACCGCTGCAGTCAACCAGTGTACGGAAGTGAAAAGCGGAAATGATTAGACCCGTTTACACCTGTTTTCCGGTTCGAACGCTGGGCGCTCCGCATAACccctagatgtagcctataaatactcccgcttatcatcacttgatatccaaaccactatggcgtttcgatctctgaactgaaaaagggttgggtcgCGGGtacccagttacagccgcgattaatacttcagccgacattttgttcagtgagtgaataaaggtaggtaggaacggtaaagtgcctgccgatgttccctgggatccacacaagcgaagagcgtctacattccgattggctgtcagtgtttggccgctgaagcgaataatagtcatttgcataaagttaaaaagttttcaacttctttttgacgctctggtcgctcaactttggccgctggtagcgttggtcgctttggtcgctttggtcgctcttgcccatagaaagtgaatgacttccgtcaatttggtcgctcaattcgcttctggtgtggacgtacagtaagttGTCAAATCCCTTAGTGTTACTTTAACTCTGTTTTGCGAGTTAAAGAAGGAACTCTGGCAGAGTGTTAAATGTTTAACTATTTTGAGAGTGTGGAGCTATATAAACCCTCAAAAAGTGTTAAAATCAACTCTGTGAGAGTTAATTCAACACTGGACTTTTCATACTTTCTACAAATGTTCATTACATGATCTACAGTTTCCTGCTCCTCACAATGATCACACCTCCCTGTGTCATGTTTTCCAACCATAAACAACGATGCATTTAGCCCTGTATGTCCAAATCTTAACCGTGATATTACGGTTTCTTCCCTTCTGCTCCTTCCTGTTCCCCTGGCCTCTCCTACTTTCCTCTGAATTTTATAAAAccaccttcccttcctctcctcctcccacctcttctgccatttctccttcattttccttttaattatgtttttacCCTCCATCTTGCTGATATTTATGCGTAATTCAATTTCTTCACATTTTGTTGCCTCTTTTGCCACCTTATCTACCACCTCATTCCCTCTCACTCCAATATGTGCCggtacccacacaaacaccactgTTATACCCATCATCTCTATTCTATATAAAATCTGTTTTATCTCTATTAGAATGTCCGGCCTGCTATCTGACTTATTGCTCTGTAGACTGGTTAGAACTGAACTTGAGTCCGAACATATTGTTACTCTTACTGGTCTAATTTCCTCTACCCAATGTATTGCCAATAATATTGCAATCATTTCTGCTGTATACACCGATACTTCATCATTGACCCTTTTACCCACCCGCACCTGAAATTCTGGGACCCAAAATGCTACTCCTACTTTACTTTCTGCACTCTTTGATCCATCTGTATATATCTTTACATAACCATAGAATTTATCAATATACTCTTGCACACTTATGGCATTACAAACAAACTCTCtatctttatttttcctttctaGAATTGTCAGATCTACTGTAGCATCTGGAAGAATCCAGGGTGGGAGTGCTGATATTGGTACTGTTGGACTAAACTGTATCTTTTCAATTCCAATTTCTTTTGCCCTCTGCACTGCTGTCCAACCAAAATTCCTAActtcctttttctctttttccccAACTAGGTTTTAACGTGTCTTGCGCTGGATGGTCCTTGCTATGTCCTTGTAAATGCACCCAGTATGTCAGTGACAATTGCAGCCTTCTCAAATCAATAGGCATGACCCCCATTTCTACCTGCAGCGCAGCTATAGGTGTCGTTTTAAAACCGCCTGTACATAAACGCAATGCCTGATTCTGTATACCTTCCAGTTTCTTCATATGtgtctctgctgctgccccaTATACCACACTCCCATAATCTATAAATGCTCTAATTAAACCATCATATATACCCTTTAGTGCCACTCTATCCGCCCCCCACTCTTTTCCAACTAGACACCTCATTATATTTATAAcctttttacatttgtccacAACCTTCTGAATGTGTATATTCCATGTTAACCTTTCATCAAACCACATTCCTAATAACTTAAAGTGTTTTACTCTTTTTAGGTCTTGTTTATAAAGTTTTAATTTAATCTCATCTCCCACTCTTTTCCTGGTGAAAAACATTATGTTTGTCTTCCCTACCGAAAACTTAAAACCCCATTTATAAGACCATTCCTCCACTCTATTGATTGCCTCCTGTAATTTTTTAACAACGAATTTCATATTTTCCCCCCTCTTCCATATTGCCCCATCATCTGCAAATAATGAAAAACCCATACCACTCTCTATTTCTTCAAAAACTTCATTTATCATAATGGAAAATAATAGTGGACTAATTATGCTCCCCTGTGGTGTTCCATTCTCTATTTTAAATTTCCCTGACAAGCTTTTTCCTACTCTCACCTGTATTGATCTCTCAGTTAAAAAATCTTCAATCCATCTGTATATTCTCCCTTTAACTCCCAACTTCCTTAATCTAACTAATAATCCTTCTACCCACATCATGTCATATGCCTTCTCAATATCAAAAAACACAGCTACAACACTTTCCTTATTTATCTGTGCCTTTCTGATCTCATGTTCTAGACATATGGTCGGATCCATAGTGTTCCTCCCCTTTCTGAACCCACTCTGATACTTTGACATAAATCCTTTACTCTCCATATAGTATGTTAATCTTTCATTTATCATTTTCTCCATTATTTTACATATATTCGATGTTAAGGCAATTGGCCTATAGTTCTCTGGGTTAGAACTGTCCTTCCCTGGTTTAGGTATTGGTACAATAACTGCCTCCTTCCAACTTTCTGGTAATTTACCTTCCTTCCAAACTCTATTGTATAACTCCAATAATATTCCTTTTGCTGCTTCACTTAAATTACTTATCATTATATAACAAACCTGATCCTTTCCTGGTGCGGTCATCTTTGTTTTCCTTAATGCACGATTCATTTCtgtcattgtgaaagtcttatTAAGCAAATCTTCATTTTCTTCCTCATCTTGCATCAACACTTCATACTCCACTAAAgtagcctccctccctctttttcccTCTTCACTAATATTTTCTGAACTATGAACTTTCACAAAAGCCTTTGCTAACATCTCccccttttcttcttccttcaTTGCTATTGTTTCCCCTACCTTCAAAACTGGATATCCATATTCTCTCTTAACCCCGTTCATCTTTTTAATCATGCCCCAAATCTGTCCCAATTCCGTTTCCCGTCCCACCGAATTGCAAAAATTCCTCCAACAAGTTTTCCTTGCATTTTTAATAGTTCTCCTTACATTTGCTTGACTTCTTTTATATTCAATAAGGTTCTCAAACCTATGGTTTCCCTTTAGCCTTCTAAATGCTTTATTTCTACTCTTGATTGCTTCACTACATTCTTTGTTCCACCATGGTACCATCCTCTTTTTCccttttccttctttcctctTAATTGTTCTCTCAACAGCCTCTAATATAACTCTGCACACATTCGTATTTAGCTGGTCAACATCTTCTCCTATCTCAATTTCTAACATTTCTTTCTCACTTATTTCCTTAAATAGTTCCCACTCTGCATTGTGAAAGTCCCAATTCATCACTCTTTCTAGATTGCACTCAATTGTCAATTCTACTCCAATAGGATAGTGATCACTTCCAACAGTCGTTTCTTTCCTTA
This genomic window contains:
- the LOC132475034 gene encoding uncharacterized protein LOC132475034; amino-acid sequence: MVNILVAHMIDNHGHLPTKETREDYAHGIVMLFPSLRDPYSKKGYEHFYDSASSTGYISWRLKTVQRKIRQGSAVPPNSAICFSPGGPNFKRTVHVERQLDGDACQEAMSLLNHTTDNSLIFQKMRETFLHRQKLVNDPGRSVDILSSFPRFLDTKGLVDQDFTLLFDDDTSSRLLQKWDLFFKPNVIKEAKQLTSTPELRHLVQSAESPQGDDLDEETTYDQEMASLLLLLHLLPPPPGGLKSPKISASDAVERLVVFHKSCCSLEEHLRNQQGRQPYLLAVGRQKSKIDSFYITMDKHLIPCKAIRFLGACDELFKAHFVFNLSYDVALVNFYTFLYNIDVGKMKDSPRLRELRARLLNHPVALTPCE